GGCTGGCTAAAATCGCGTTTATCGAAATTGCGTTGTGACCTAAAACTTTGGCCAAAGCATAAATTCCTGCGGTTTCCATTTCCAGATTGGTAATGCGATATTGATTGCTTTTAAAACTATTGATCAGGCCGATAAAATCGGGAACTGCATTTTTTGCACGCACAATTCTACCCTGTGGCGCATAAAAGCCAGGTGCAGTGATGGTTATACCTTTGGCCATATCTTTACCAATGGTATTTAATAGTGTTTCACTTGCAGCCGTTAAATAGGGGTTAATATTTTTAAGGTGACCAAAATAAGCCTTAATATCATCCATTAAAAGCTGTTCATCACCAGATAATTGTTGGAGATAATAATTCATTAAAGCATCCATTCCCAAGCCATAAGACGAAGCTAAAATGGTTCCCATCGGAATATCTGGTTGAACAGCACCAGAAGTACCCACTCTGATAATATTTAATGAGGTAAGCGCTGTTTTAATTTCACGGGTTTCAAAATTAATATTAACAAGTGCATCTAACTCATTAAAAACGATATCAATGTTATCCGTCCCAATACCTGTTGAGAGCACGGTGACACGTTTTTTGCCTACATAACCAGTGTGGGTAATAAATTCGCGCTTACCTTTTTTTAATTCTATTTTATCGAAATATTTGCTTACCTCGCCAACGCGGTCAGGATCGCCAACGGTAATTATCGTATCGGCAATATCCCCAGGCAAAAGGTTCAGGTGGTATATGCTGCCATCAGGATTGATGATTAAGTCGCTTTCGGATATTTTCATATTTGGTTTGTATTGATCTGCAAGTTTCGCTGACGAACATAGTTATACTTGCTTATTATATTATCAGCGTTTTTATTAAACAGTTTGCAGGTATTTTAATTTAACACCTTCAATTTTATCAAATTTACTTAAAACCTGATTGAGTTGTGCTTTTCTCACTTCAAATTTCAATATGCAGTCTGTATCAAATTGCTGGCCTAAGATCTGCAGATTTTCTTCTTTGCTTAACTTCATCACCTCGTTCATTTGCAGATATTCGAAATGCACTTCATAAACATCGTTAACTGTTTTGCTAATAATGGTAGACATCTTAATTGATGCTATACTAGCAGATTTATACGCATTAATTAAACCAGGAACACCTAATAATGTACCTCCAAAATAACGTACAACAACAATTAGGATATTGGTTAGATCTTCTGATAATAAACAGTTCAGAATCGGCCTGCCCGCTGTGCCCGAAGGTTCACCATCATCGTTAGCCCTAAAAACAGATCGATCGGGCGTGAGACGATAAGCATAACAAAAATGCCTCGCTTTGGTATGTTCTGCACGTAGATTGGCGATAAGTGGTTTTACTTCATCCTCACTGCGGATTGGGTAGGCATAGGCCATAAACTTGCTTCCCTTATCTCGAAATATACCTTCTGAAGTACTTTCGATGGTTTTATAAGAATCATCGAACAGCATTTTGCGACAGTGTAATGAAGATAACGGCTACAATCGCCAAAATTATACCTGCGTAATTTAATCTGCTCAACTTTTCTTTAAATGCGATTACCCCAATTAAGGTACCTGCAATAATTACCCCTAAATTCATAGCGGCAAAAACGGTAGATGGATTTTCTGCCAATGCTTTATGCGCTTTCATGTAAAAAAAGATATTCCCAAAATTGAAGAAGCCTAAAATGAATCCACACGCCACATTTACCAGTTGTATTTTTATTTTACCAGCCATTACCATCGAAATTACAATAAGTAACGAAACAATAAATGCCAGGCAAAAAACAGCAAAAAGCGAGGTGGTATAAGACAATTCTTTATATAATGCAATTTGTTTAAAAAGTACATCGATTACGCCAAAACCGACGAAAACCATCACAGGGTAAATTAGACCTTGTTTACTGGCTTCTTGATGATCTGATTTTCTAAGAAAAGTGAAGAAAATAGCCACAAAACCAATGGACAGGCCAATAATTTTTAGGTTATTAAAATCTTCTTTAAAGATAAAATAAGCAGCCAGTATCGGAATAAATAGTGACAAACGTTGGGCAATGTCGGTTTTAACGATGCCAAGGTTTTTTACTGATGCGGCAAGGAATAAAAATATCGACGGCAATAGAATAGCCAGCGTAATATAAATAGGCCATGGTGCAGCAGATGTGATCAGTTTAACATCAGGCTTAAAAAAAACAAAACATAAACTTAATGCAGCAAAGTAATTGACGGTAACGGCTTGAATAATACTGATTTGGTACCGTTTAGCCAGCTTTAATAAAACGGCTACGGTAACACTGCAGCAAATGCTTAAAATAATGTAAATCATTTATTTGATGTCGTTTAGATAGATAGAAAGTTTGTCATTTCCGATTTGCACTGTTTCCTCCAGATTGCCATTAATTTTTGGAGAAGAAATCCCATCGCTCCAACTGGTAGATGAAGTAAAAATACGCGCTTCATCCCATAGGTTAGTACTTAAAAATTGATTTAAAATATTAGCGCCCCCCTCAATAATGACCGATTGTATATCCATGAGGTAAAGCTGAAAAGCGATTTTTTGCGCTAAATAAAAGTGCATATCTTCCATCTGGATATAATGGATATTGTCAATTACATCAGTTTTAACCTCATTGAAGATAATGGTTTTTGCCTCTGAATTAAAGATGTGGTTCGTTACTGGCACCTGAAGGCTTTTATCGATTACCAAACGGATCGGGTTTTTACCCGGCCATTCTCGTGAAGT
The nucleotide sequence above comes from Pedobacter riviphilus. Encoded proteins:
- a CDS encoding DMT family transporter, giving the protein MIYIILSICCSVTVAVLLKLAKRYQISIIQAVTVNYFAALSLCFVFFKPDVKLITSAAPWPIYITLAILLPSIFLFLAASVKNLGIVKTDIAQRLSLFIPILAAYFIFKEDFNNLKIIGLSIGFVAIFFTFLRKSDHQEASKQGLIYPVMVFVGFGVIDVLFKQIALYKELSYTTSLFAVFCLAFIVSLLIVISMVMAGKIKIQLVNVACGFILGFFNFGNIFFYMKAHKALAENPSTVFAAMNLGVIIAGTLIGVIAFKEKLSRLNYAGIILAIVAVIFITLSQNAVR
- a CDS encoding IMPACT family protein, which translates into the protein MLFDDSYKTIESTSEGIFRDKGSKFMAYAYPIRSEDEVKPLIANLRAEHTKARHFCYAYRLTPDRSVFRANDDGEPSGTAGRPILNCLLSEDLTNILIVVVRYFGGTLLGVPGLINAYKSASIASIKMSTIISKTVNDVYEVHFEYLQMNEVMKLSKEENLQILGQQFDTDCILKFEVRKAQLNQVLSKFDKIEGVKLKYLQTV
- a CDS encoding nucleoside phosphorylase; the protein is MKISESDLIINPDGSIYHLNLLPGDIADTIITVGDPDRVGEVSKYFDKIELKKGKREFITHTGYVGKKRVTVLSTGIGTDNIDIVFNELDALVNINFETREIKTALTSLNIIRVGTSGAVQPDIPMGTILASSYGLGMDALMNYYLQQLSGDEQLLMDDIKAYFGHLKNINPYLTAASETLLNTIGKDMAKGITITAPGFYAPQGRIVRAKNAVPDFIGLINSFKSNQYRITNLEMETAGIYALAKVLGHNAISINAILASRVKFEFSKEPNKIVEQAIKMVLERI